The following are encoded together in the Colius striatus isolate bColStr4 chromosome 5, bColStr4.1.hap1, whole genome shotgun sequence genome:
- the GBX1 gene encoding LOW QUALITY PROTEIN: homeobox protein GBX-1 (The sequence of the model RefSeq protein was modified relative to this genomic sequence to represent the inferred CDS: inserted 4 bases in 2 codons; deleted 2 bases in 1 codon) has product MDESRGRHPLPXPLPSPPRPGPAPPRRGGRAAPSAPPLRRAEPASERGRAGGSSRRAPETTGGGGRRPGPRRGPXRVGGGPSSPESWCRLSRRRPLAMQRPSGQGTAFSIDSLIGTPPPRSGHLLYTGYPMFMPYRPLVLPQALSHAPLQSGLPPLAPLASFAGRLTNTFCASLGQAVPSMVALTTALPSFSEPPDGFYPPQELPPPRANPDAGCRRGAEGLEAEELPPGRDKGPPEPPLHFPDPFPGLADGKAYSSDEEKLEVKSAATPCSEREEESSAGDSEEEPFLDGAAAAALGAKGKGKGGPAAEPAPPGSGAGKSRRRRTAFTSEQLLELEKEFHCKKYLSLTERSQIAHALKLSEVQVKIWFQNRRAKWKRIKAGNVSNRSGEPVRNPKIVVPIPVHVNRFAVRSQHQQIEQGARP; this is encoded by the exons ATGGATGAGAGCAGAGGGCgacaccccctccc tcctctcccctcccctccgcggcccggcccggcccccccgcggcggggcgggcgggcggctcCGAGCGCGCCTCCACTCCGCCGCGCCGAGCCAGCGAGcgagcgg gggcgggcgggcggcagcTCTCGCCGGGCGCCGGAGACCACGGGAGGCGGCGGGCGCaggccggggccgcggcggggccc gcgaGTTGGCGGCGGCCCGAGCTCGCCGGAAAGTTGGTGCCGGCTGAGCCGGCGGCGCCCGCTCGCCATGCAGAGACCCAGCGGCCAGGGGACCGCTTTCTCCATCGACTCGCTCATCGGGacgccgccgccgcgctccgGGCACCTGCTTTACACCGGGTACCCGATGTTCATGCCGTACCGGCCGCTGGTGCTGCCGCAGGCGCTGTCCCACGCGCCCCTGCAGTCGGGGCTGCCGCCGCTGGCGCCGCTGGCCTCCTTCGCCGGCCGCCTCACCAACACCTTCTGCGCCAGCCTGGGCCAGGCCGTGCCCTCCATGGTGGCGCTCACCACGGCCCTGCCCAGCTTCTCCGAGCCCCCCGACGGCTTCTACCCCCCGCAGGAGCTGCCCCCGCCGCGCGCCAACCCCGACGCCGGCTGCCGGCGGGGCGCCGAGGGCCTGGAGGCGGAGGAGCTGCCGCCGGGGCGCGACAAGGGGCCGCCCGAGCCGCCGCTGCACTTCCCAGACCCCTTCCCCGGCCTGGCAG ACGGGAAGGCGTACAGCTCGGACGAGGAGAAGCTGGAGGTGAAGTCGGCGGCCACGCCGTGCAGCGAGCGGGAGGAGGAGAGCTCGGCGGGCGACAGCGAGGAGGAGCCTTTCCTGGACggggcagccgccgccgcgcttggcgccaagggcaagggcaagggcggccccgccgccgaGCCCGCCCCGCCGGGCTCCGGGGCCGGCAAGAGCCGCCGGCGGCGCACGGCCTTCACCAGcgagcagctgctggagctggagaaggagttTCACTGCAAGAAGTACCTGAGCCTGACGGAGCGCTCGCAGATCGCGCACGCCCTGAAGCTGAGCGAGGTGCAGGTGAAGATATGGTTCCAGAACCGCCGCGCCAAGTGGAAACGCATCAAGGCGGGCAACGTCAGCAACCGCTCGGGCGAGCCCGTCCGCAACCCCAAGATCGTAGTGCCCATCCCAGTGCACGTCAACCGCTTCGCCGTGCGCAGCCAGCATCAGCAGATCGAGCAGGGCGCCCGGCCCTGA
- the ASB10 gene encoding ankyrin repeat and SOCS box protein 10, which produces MDCTFSFSSATQHLPQRDEEQLQQWKCSRPWYHGAEHSPSPGDQGRTRSPAGQGSLSRRLEPLECRDLLVQNALFTGDLEMLQKYFTRDSAINLIIEARGAELRWTSRKRGLWSLSYEQELTTPLHITASRGYTGCLRLLLLRGATVNFAPGGTTALHEACAAASAACARLLLAFGADPEAVSQDGHRPLHLCKSPDSIECVQELLQHGASVKSRTEEEGDTALHVAARHGLTDHVQLLLRHGAELEAENEEGQTPLNAACAQPHQPQDMDRYYRVCQMLVESGASVNTADRDRQRPLHLACKNANARVAELLLTQGANVNIMSYSGNTALHNILQAAAYKLEHQPELVVQVLLNHGAIRIWPGSLLKVLRHCHSCPRAIEALINSYDRVHVSEDWAEAVPTEVVQKYPRFYQSLFSLGQRPRSLQHLARCTLRTFLEGRLLTVLSELHLPKALHHFLLLSFEDVLY; this is translated from the exons ATGGActgcaccttctccttcagctcTGCCACGCAGCACTTGCCACAGcgggatgaggagcagctgcagcagtggaaGTGCTCTCGGCCCTGGTACCATGGTGCTGAGCACAGCCCGAGCCCAGGGGACCAGGGGAGAACAAGGAGCCCAGCTGGGCAGGGGAGTCTGAGCAGGCGCTTGGAGCCGCTGGAGTGCCGGGATCTGCTTGTGCAGAACGCCCTCTTCACTGGGGACCTGGAGATGCTGCAGAAGTACTTCACCAGGGATTCAGCCATCAATCTCATCATTGAGGCCAGGGGTGCTGAGCTGCGCTGGACTAGCAGGAAACGTG gACTCTGGTCTCTGAGCTATGAGCAGGAGCTGACCACGCCGCTGCACATCACGGCCAGCCGTGGCTACACGGGCTGTCTGCGGCTGCTACTGCTCAGGGGAGCCACCGTCAACTTCGCCCCGGGTGGCACAACCGCGCTGCACGAGGCCTGTGCAGCTGCCAGCGCCGcctgtgcccgcctgctgctCGCCTTTGGCGCTGACCCCGAGGCCGTCTCACAGGATGGCCACAGGCCCCTACATCTCTGCAAGAGCCCGGACTCCATTGA GtgtgtgcaggagctgctgcagcacggTGCCAGTGTGAAGAGTCGGACAGAGGAGGAAGGCGACACGGCGCTGCATGTAGCAGCACGACATGGCCTGACAGACCACGTCCAGCTGCTGCTGCGCCATGGGGCAGAGCTGGAAGCCGAGAACGAGGAGGGGCAGACACCACTGAACGCTGCCTGTGCACAGCCCCATCAGCCCCAGGACATGGACCGCTACTACCGAGTGTGCCAGATGCTGGTGGAGAGTGGTGCCAGTGTCAACACTGCGGACAGGGACCGGCAGCGCCCGCTCCACCTGGCCTGCAAGAATGCCAACGCTCGCGTGGCAGAGTTATTACTGACCCAGGGTGCAAACGTCAACATCATGAGCTACAGTGGCAACACGGCGCTGCACAACATCCTGCAAGCAGCTGCCTACAAGCTGGAGCACCAGCCAGAGCTTGTGGTGCAAGTCCTGCTCAACCACGGCGCCATACGCATCTGGCCCGGCTCCCTCCTCAAG GTGCTGCggcactgccacagctgcccACGCGCCATCGAGGCCCTGATCAACAGCTACGACCGTGTGCATGTCTCTGAGGACTGGGCAGAAGCGGTGCCCACGGAGGTGGTGCAG AAATACCCACGTTTCTACCAGTCACTCTTCTCTCTGGGGCAAAGACCTCGCTCCTTGCAGCACCTGGCTCGCTGCACTCTCAGGACCTTCCTGGAGGGCCGGTTGCTGACGGTTCTGTCTGAGCTGCACCTGCCAAAGGCCTTGCACCATTTCCTGCTGCTCAGCTTTGAGGACGTTCTCTACTGA